The following nucleotide sequence is from Stigmatopora argus isolate UIUO_Sarg chromosome 18, RoL_Sarg_1.0, whole genome shotgun sequence.
taaataGTAGGACTTTATTTTGCCTTTAAAAGTTGCTACGATCACGTTTAAGTGCCACTGACAGATAAAGATGTCAAATTTATTTACAGTCTATTTTCGTCAATGGCagactgttaaaaaaaagatgaaaagtcaCAATTCCATCCACCAACATCAAGTATTTCCCATCCAAATGTTTCATCTGACCAAAGCAAATGCAGTTTTTAGCGTCAACTGGAagccattttgttgttttgtaacgTTTGATATGACAAAACCAAACTCTTCACCACTGAATTATTATTAgtgcaataatattttttttaaaaaagtcatttgtaaCTTTCTGCACAGCTCAGCGCTGACATGAATGTATATTATATGGGTTTGCGCGCTATGATTACTATAGACCAAAACCAGTTGtgatgtttgaatactttggttttttttgtacatcAATGGGTATCTTGCGtgtattttggggggatttggtTACACAACTTGAAGCACTACAGTATTGAAATCCATCCAATGTTTCATAACACGGGCATTAATTATTGTTTCCTCCTTTGTGGTTGGAAATACTGTAAAAGAGTACAAATTGATAATCGATAAATTTCATTTCCATGCAGAATGAACTTTTTATCAATGTACAGATACTTTTTCTTGGCTATTCTGAGCCTCTCGTGAATGTAAACATCCAACATGAAGCATTTGTTTCGGTTTTCTTTACTTATTGTGTAATTTATGTTTCTCTTCGATCTGATATTTCTATGCTCAATTCCTTTATTTATCCTGTTTGTTTCCAtgaacataaataaaacatttcaaaaagtaCTTTTTGCTTGAGTCGAAATGGCCAGAAGGTGGTGGCAAACtcacaaaaaacttttttttatgtacaATAGTGTTTTACCAATATAATTAATATTTCAGGAGAGTGTGTTCAcacaaaaacatgttaaaattaATATATTCTTAAATGTACTGTgtagccaatttttttttattttttttatatctttcaTATTATTTTGCAATAGTATTCAAATCTAAAtatattcaaaacatttttcaaatttgaacttCAGatgaattttattaaaaagtaaaCATTGAAATTTGATCAGACACATCATCTTCactaaaatgcatttaaatgacaataataatgaaatatgaattgATTTTGAGAACATAGATCTACACATACAAGATACTGTACAAATTGCAATTTGTGTACAGCTGTTAGTTGATGTGTTTAGCAGTAAATGTGAGTAATATTACATAAGGTCATTTTGAGGACATGAAAGTAATATTTAGTTAATCCTTTTTTTAGCTTCCAAATCTGCAAGCAGCAGCTGGCCCAAGAATTAAAAGTCCTCTGCTGCTCCCAGATGTTTTATATTAATCAACAACTGTACTTCAGTTCATCTCACGGAATAGAATTGGGAATAAAGTAGAAATAAAAGTGTATACAAAGGAACATCCAATTTCTATCACAACAAAGATGCTTATTGTTGTATACAAATTAATCTATTATACCAAAAGTTTcttcaattcaaaataaatgtgtcatAAAATCTAATTATTTAGTGGAAAAAAGCCAAATATAAATACCGTATTGTCTGGAcaataagtcgcacttttttcatagttggaCCCAGCCTTAAGTACACTTATGTTGTGCTTTTTAGGCAATAGCTATCCCAGAAATGGAATTAATTTCCATTAACAGGTGCCCATTTTGTCTGTTGATACCAATTTTACGATTACTTTAATGTACAATGTTTGTTCTTTATCTGACGAATCAAAAAACTGCCCCCCAAAACATGCGACTCGCACATATTTCTTTCCATTcattggctggtgcgacttatagtccgaaaaatacggaaTTCCAATTCAACATTGAATACAACCAATAATAAACATAATTCTTAACCAGAATAATTGTTCATCAATTGCTGCAGAAGTGACATTTTTCTGAAAAGGGACATTTTGAGGCGGGATTATGTGGGACgtcctcgctcgctcgccatcAGACGGGTTGCATGTTTGTGGGCCAACAAAGTCCGGTCTTATGTAAGCCCCCCCGATGGAcgcacaaaaaaagcacaaaccCATTTTTAATACGGCCTGCTAATACTCTGCGGGTAGAGTTTAATCCACAAACATGGAAGATGGGCACAGACGGATAAGTGTGCAATTCCTCTGATGGATGAGTGACGGGCTGCTTTATATAAGCGGATTTGGACAAAGCATCAAAACAACTTCCTTTTCATTATCCTTATGTCCTTTTTGACTTTGGTCTTTATACACTGATGAAGATGTTTTTTGGTTTTCAtgagagaaaagaaaatggtGGCCCAACATTGCcatggaatgaatgaataattatctTGACATGAAATTAGAATATTCTTTTCATAGGAAAAGCCCTCGTTGTCATTTTGAGTCATGTGACCAACAGGTCATGTGACCTAAAGGTGAGCAAAGTCAGGTTTAGGAAGAGTCCAAAGGGATTGTGGGAGTTGgattccttgtttttttccccccagcagGCCAAGTGAGACAAAAGCCTGGAAGAAAACAACATGTGAGTACAACATGTGAGTACAGTTTGTGAATAATAAAAAGATATAGTGAGTACACAAGGACGGTTATTGAAGAAATATGCTAATTGGCTTCCATagatggcgatagatgtccaatttatttggactgggaggggttgGCAGAGATTTGCTGTCTGGTGTTTAAAGTCCAAAAAGTTACATCTTCTTGTATGTAATTAACAGAAAAGATCTGGGCTGATCATTAATCAGATCTAAATGTGATGTTAATCTGGTAATCCCGCTTGATATTCCGTGTGATGCGACCGCCAATCAATGTGTAATCTTCAAACATCGTCTTgcaaatattgtaaatatttttaacttGTAACAGTCAAACTTTTTAACTTCACTAAAAATCTTTGTTTTGGGAAAAACTAcattttcatgtagtattttttttatattaaaatgctTAGCTGGCACTAAGATTAAGATGTAAATTTTTAAGCAAATTACATTCCAACTTGTTTAAAGTTGGGGGGTTTTATGATTCGACTGTTTGGACtctcttttattttcatttaaatatggGTGGTCCGgctgatgagtggttagcaggtcACAGTaggggtccacctgtgtggagtttgcatgttcttctccggcctgcgtgggttttctccgggtactccggtttcctcccacattccaaagacatgcatggtaggctgattggacactctaaattgcccctaggtatgaatgtgagcgtgaatggttgtttgtctccttgcaccctgcaattggctggccaccaattcagggtgtcccccgcctctggcctgaagtcagctgggatagactccagcaccccctgcgaccctagtgaggataaagcagttcagaacatGAGCTGCGATGAGATGAAATATACGATCGACTCAAAATGGAGCATTGCCCCTTTCCCCCATTTATTGCAATTGTCCACTTTAGTCTTAAAAGTCCCTTTTCCAGACTTAAAGGACCTCCATTTTGTTAACGTCAATGACTCTCCCTTGACTCCAAAAGTTTGAGAAGCCATTTTGTGCTTATCCCAGATTCCCAGAAATGACCTAATTGCACTTTTCTTACCCCTGACGGAGGCTCGAGTGGACGCGGACCGAGCGGGGTGCTCGCAATTTCACAGGCCGGTCCCTCCCCTCCCTGCTCACACCAGGGTGCTCTTCTTCTCTCTATCTCGGCTCAGGTCGGGCGTTGGCGGCTCGCCCGCGCGAGTGGACGCGGGCGAGTTCTGCATGACCACCAGGCGGATGGGCGACTGTCCCGGAGCGGGCGGGGCGTTATCGGGAGCGTACTCCTTGGTGGGGTCCTTCCCCCGACAGTCGTACAAGATGCAGGAGATGAGAAAAACAAGGAGGAGGATGACATAGCTGGCCACCAGGATGATGAGGTTGAGTGTGACCGGGTCAATCTCCAGGTAGAATTCCATAAAACCCATGCTGAAGCTTCATAGCGCGACCGGCGACCGGCGAGAGGAGAGAAGAGGAGAGGCTGGGCGACGGGAGATGAAATGAGAGAGATAACCCGCGTGATGGGAGCAGCGAGCGGCAGCCGGCCGGGGCTGGGTGGGAATTAATCCGACCTTCCGTGTCGGCGACCAATGGCAAAGGCTGCTCACTTTTAATAACATAAGCCGCGTTGGGACGCACCATGCCGAGGGTGAATCGTGGAAGGTTAACACCTTGAAAAgcagatcttggagcaaaaaaagtggtctaAACTATCAACTTTTGGACAATTTATAATGACCTCTGACCTTTCGCAGTTGGTGCGAgaaagccatttgttttgtaatCGGGGTTTACAAATTTTAAACTCGAAATGCATTGGGTGGCGGCCCTCTCTAGTCAGGGACCCCGTTCAAAATGGGGCGGCAATTCTATTGCTACACACCACTTCCCCAACTTCCTACGTTGTCCCCACCCCGCCATTTTCAACAACTGTTTAAATCCGTCAGCACGCGCACACATGAAAGGAGGCGACCGAAGGAAGGGCCTCTCCCAGGGTGACCAGACattcaggggtgctggagatcaTACAGTTATGATATGGGAAATGACTAAGCAGTacattttgaatgaattaagatgaaggaaaaaaaagacaaaattgacATGTATTATCATCTGCCTGTTTTTAGCCCTGATTTGATGGGGGACCTGACCTCCACCGGGGGTCAAAGTTGAGGAGGCGGGCGTGGACGAGCGGCAAACGTTTTCCTGTTCTCCGGCCGGTCCCTTTCATCCAGTCTCTTTGCGTGCCAGGCCTTTTCCGCCCGGGAGTCTTGGGTGTGATTAGCGTTAGCGCTGCCACTGTGCTACATCTCAGGAAGGGAGGGCGCAGATGGGATATCCCTTTTCCACAGAAACCCTACTTGTCAACTTCTTTGACTTGATTCCTCAGAATTTCAATTTCTATTTctataaatacacacattatatatatatatatatatatatatatatatatatatatatatatatatatatatatatatatatatatatatatatataaatgaataaacatgcaaaccccaaaaATGAAGACCCacctgtatttatatttatagatATAGAAATTCTAAGGAATCTAGTCAAAGAAGTTGACAAGTAGGGTTTCTGTGGAAAAGGgatatgtatttgtgtgtgtgtgtgtgtgtgtgggtggcccggcggcgagccaagggttcgatcccaggtggttcTTCATtattggagtttgcatgttttttcaggcttacgtgggttttctcctggtattccggtttcctccatcatccccaaaaatatacatgtagcctggttgaagactctaaattgccccgagatgtgagtgtgagcatgaatggatgTCCTTGGTcccctcatgccctgcgattggctggccatcaattccaggtatcccctgcctggtgcattcagtcagctgggataggctccagcaccccccgcggcccttgcgaggataagcggtccagaaaatgaatgactgtatATGTGTGTTTCAACCCAAGGTCTATCACCATcacaatggcagccgatgagttatTATATTGAAGTTTTATGATGTCACTTCCTATCCACTTCCTAGAAAAAATAATCCCGTTCACACTTCCAGCACGCCACAGTTAGGTCAGGATAAAGTTAGCGAAAGTGACCACACAGCCCTGCTACCCCCTTGAGGGACCCCTTCAACCCCCCTTCTCGCACCTCACTTGTTGCAAGGCAACAtcaacacaacacaaacaaagTTCTGGTAACTTTATTCATAGAAAAGCATCAAGTTGTGCTTAAAGGGCAAGTGAcgcatgaataaataagtcaGTAAAAAATCGTTTTATTAACTGTTCTATTTTGGTGACATTCTTTGATTATTAACAGTATTAAACATCTGAGAAGAATGTTTGGTATTTTGCTGTTACTTGTGCGTTtacatgaaaacatttttaataccaAGTGCAGGACAAAGATTTTAAGTTCATCTCCTGAAACAGGTACACACAGTTCTTTGATCAgggtttttttgtgtaaataaCGAGATTAACCAACGAGAAGCAATGTGGTGAAACTCAGCAGTTAGATAGGTGAAAAATATCTGATAGTAGctggtttgttttatttcaaatccCAAATTTTGCAGTGAGGATACACCTAAATTTCACAATACACTCAAATATCGCAAGTTTTTATGCGTTGAGGGTGTTCGCCAGATGTTtccatattaaaacaaatcacCAGCGCGTAACGGAAACACGTTTAGCAATTTTATACCCGAAAAGAAGTGACTTCAAATAATCCCTTTGTGTGTACTCGTTTTACGCGGAGTTGCAAATTTTTGTCCATTTGTCAAGAAATAGCATAGAAAGTACCGTTTATGCACATTTTAGCAGCATTCATATGTCCTTAAGTCATCAAAAAGttgtaattcatttaaaaaaatacccattCCCTGGGTCAGACTGACGCTTTTATCTGATTGGTCACACTGTTTTACAAATTGAGATTTGATGACCAATCCATAAGAGAAGACTATTTACAATTGGTCCAAGTCCTTCAGTTTGCGATCTACTTGCCAAAATTCCATCCAGCGTCTCATCAAGCTTTCTACACGAGCTAATTACAAACGTATcaaactaattggctgccattgacaacaatagacattcaaaccatttgaactgtgacTGCCAGCCGTCCAAACTCAAAcggaccgtcaatggcagacaatgagttaaacatAACTACCACGTGAGCctcaaaatgacctaaaaatgaTCAAGTTGCCTGTTTTCCAGAATGATAAGCTGacctgatgaaaaaaataaaaatgattgcatATACAGTCAAACACAAAATAAGTCAAGACAAGAATACATTTGTTGATTTCGCAGAAAATACGCAACTTGAATTCCTAAGGCATTTAGGGAGTAGTTATGATTAATTGGAATTGGATTATCAGGATCTCCTGGAAAGCTCCTGATTTCCAATCATTTTTCAGCCCTGAAGCCAAGCCTGGCAACGTCTTCGTACCCCTGGCCGACCACCAGGTCGGCCTGGCTCTCCCTCCTCCTTTGGTCCCTCTTGCCGCGTTTTCGGAGCTTCCAACAGGCCACGCTAGCCGCCAGCAGGCCAAGTCCGGCCCCCAGGAGCACCAGCCCCAAGACGGAGATGGTGGACCCGTGCGAGTTGAAGGTGTAGGCCAACCCGGTCACCACCACCCCGGCGATGAGAATCACCAACCCGAAGGGCACGGTGCAGCGGTAGCAGGACATCTCGGCGCCCCCCGTGGCCGCGCTCAGGAGCTGCGCCTCGTTGATGTGCGGGACCCACGTCGCCGTGACGACGGCGTCGCCGTCCTTACCGCCCGAGCTGAGCTTCTCGTAGGAGAACGACGCCAAGTTGCCGTCTTCCGGCGGGACCGTCTTGCCGGCCAGGAAGAGGTGAGCCATCTtcatcagccaatcacagagcagctAGGTCAGACCACACACAGGTGTTTTTGATTGACAGCTTGCATTGGGACTTAAGACAGCTATTGATAATGATAGGAGCCCATGTTTCAGTGTCTTTGATGGTGCTAGACGTCTAAAACCATTTCGAAACAAGATGGTTCAATCTGTCTAAGAAAATCGGTTTGATTATCGGTATGTTTATAAATATGTGACAGAAACATATATTGACTCTGATAATCAGACTATCAAAATATGTCTATCATTGCGCATGTGAACTAAATAGTATGCAATTCGCCTTTATCCACATAAAACAACTCAAATTTGATTGTACGCGCAAGAGTACCTCGTTTCGGGGACATCCATTGTTTGGATTGAAGGCCAAATCAGGATGTCCGATTTGTATACCTCCATTAATCTAGCTATGCTGACTCGAATTGAAAAGGGCAAAATCTGTTTGGTTATCTACATGTGTACTATGCGCCAATGTTAATCAGGTTTTCGCGGATTCCAAATGAAAGCATGGCGAATCAGAACCGGTCGCAGCATCAGTCTATAGCTGACAATGATTATCTTagcaagtactttttttttctgtgccttGGCCTAACATTGTTCATGGTGGGCCAAACAGAGCAGCTGGtcgaaacatttttattggcagTTTGGAACCAATTTCAACCAATGCGACCAAAAATCCGTGATCCAACGCCGCTTCATTAGTCATCAATGTATTCATCTACCCCAACaatgtctttgtttttctttgccaACGATGTACAGTGGCAACAATCAACAAATTATCTTTCACAAACTGGGAATAATCCCAATTGACCAGTCAAGACAATGAAATATTCCCAAATTAAAGTGCCTCAAGACATTTCGGCTCTCAAAATCAATCAACCCAAAGACTAATTTGATTGTTAATCGACTCACGACTGAAGTGTGCGGTTCTTCATCTCGGTGTCATCTTCCTTTTCTTTCCTCCAGGTTTGCACGCGTGGTCCCGACTAAAGCAAAGTCCGAGTGGAGATGACTATCAATAGAAAAGggctccctcctcctcctcctcctcctcttcctcctcttcctcctccatgAACCTCCTACTCCACCGAGCAGCAAATTTTAACTCTTTCCTGCCTTCGAAATGACACCGCGCGCGACCGGGCTTGACGTCTTTCCATCCACACGGACGTGCGTGCTATTTATACAACAATGGTGGGCTATCACAATGCCATTGTGTAGGAGCGCAAGTGTCCTCGAGGGGTTAAAAATGACGAACAGAGCAGGATTCTGGTTTCCATGTTTCTCCATCCAACTGAGAACATCTGGCCtggttcttttttcccccctttttcaTGTTTAAATCCTCAACAGGCTGTGCTTGTGCAGGAGGTGGAGAGGAAAGGGAGGGGAAGGGGAGGGGGTACGTGGGGGTCAGTGAGCGAAGGGGGCCCCTTGATCCGGGGTGAAGCCGAGGAGTCACCTCGGCCAAAGCTGGATGGATGTAAGCTTGCGGGAAAGGATTTTAATACAGCGGACTGAAGTGGATAAATAAAAAGTCCACAGAAAATCCCTTTGAAGTGATTAGAGAGCAGGGAATGATGAATGTGTTCGGaaacattcactcattcactgctcCTTAATCATCATGTGGGTTTGTTTATATAGTGGACCGCATACAGAAGATCACCAAAAACGGTCTTAAACTCGAATGGATTTTCATATGGGAGAGTAAATAGGTCACTATGTGTTGAAACAATGACTAATTATGTAGTATTTTTCATTCACCATTTTCAATATTTGA
It contains:
- the smim36 gene encoding small integral membrane protein 36, whose product is MGFMEFYLEIDPVTLNLIILVASYVILLLVFLISCILYDCRGKDPTKEYAPDNAPPAPGQSPIRLVVMQNSPASTRAGEPPTPDLSRDREKKSTLV
- the LOC144093252 gene encoding transmembrane protein 100-like; the protein is MKMAHLFLAGKTVPPEDGNLASFSYEKLSSGGKDGDAVVTATWVPHINEAQLLSAATGGAEMSCYRCTVPFGLVILIAGVVVTGLAYTFNSHGSTISVLGLVLLGAGLGLLAASVACWKLRKRGKRDQRRRESQADLVVGQGYEDVARLGFRAEK